One Mycobacterium kubicae genomic window carries:
- a CDS encoding Rv0518 family GDSL lipase, which produces MSRLATFVLGLAFLVGVVAHDAPRVRPYDALTMDFRLNHVAVVSDSYTTGTNEGGLGPKGWTALAWQSLNRRGVRVVADVAAEGRAGYGVPGDHGSIFQDLTARAVKGDDALVVFFGSRNDQGVDLGQLAEKVRAAYGLAHDLAPSARFLVIGPPWPTADVPIPVLQIRDVLGAEAQAAGATFVDPIAERWFTDAPGLIGADGVHPTDAGHAYLAGKIAPLIGAQLSP; this is translated from the coding sequence GTGAGTCGTCTGGCCACGTTCGTCCTGGGCCTTGCCTTCCTGGTCGGCGTGGTCGCGCACGACGCCCCCCGGGTGCGCCCCTACGACGCGCTGACCATGGATTTCCGGTTGAACCATGTCGCGGTGGTCAGCGACTCCTACACGACCGGCACGAACGAGGGTGGCCTGGGCCCTAAAGGGTGGACCGCGCTGGCCTGGCAGTCCCTCAATCGCCGAGGCGTGCGGGTGGTCGCCGACGTGGCGGCTGAGGGCCGGGCCGGCTACGGCGTGCCGGGCGATCACGGCAGCATCTTTCAGGACTTGACCGCCAGGGCGGTCAAGGGCGACGACGCGCTGGTGGTGTTCTTCGGCTCCCGCAACGACCAGGGCGTCGATCTCGGGCAGCTGGCCGAGAAGGTCCGCGCCGCTTACGGTTTGGCGCACGATTTGGCGCCGTCGGCTCGGTTCCTGGTGATCGGGCCGCCGTGGCCGACCGCTGATGTGCCGATCCCGGTGCTGCAGATTAGGGACGTGCTCGGCGCCGAAGCTCAGGCCGCGGGAGCGACGTTCGTCGACCCGATCGCCGAGCGCTGGTTCACCGACGCCCCGGGTCTGATCGGCGCGGACGGGGTGCACCCCACCGACGCCGGCCATGCCTACCTGGCGGGCAAGATCGCACCGCTCATCGGCGCGCAGTTGTCGCCGTAG
- a CDS encoding DUF3093 domain-containing protein yields the protein MTSAGDTDPKPLFYEPGASWYWLLAGPLGALTMVVLQMSGGASVGLLIPAIFLVLVSVFLGIQIMAARMHTSVELTEEALRQGTETILVSEIVRVYPEPVNSVKSDKPLEKWQSARSLGELNGVPRGRVGIGLRLTGGRTAQAWARRHRHLRAALTPLVQERVRPVQIDDDHDDDEKESRW from the coding sequence ATGACATCAGCGGGGGACACCGATCCCAAGCCGTTGTTCTACGAACCGGGGGCCAGCTGGTATTGGCTGCTGGCCGGCCCGCTCGGCGCTCTGACGATGGTCGTGCTGCAGATGTCCGGCGGTGCCAGCGTCGGGCTGTTGATCCCGGCGATCTTTCTGGTGCTGGTGTCGGTGTTCTTGGGGATACAGATCATGGCCGCGCGCATGCACACCTCGGTCGAGCTGACCGAAGAAGCGTTGCGGCAAGGCACCGAAACCATCCTGGTGTCCGAGATCGTGCGGGTCTATCCCGAACCGGTCAACTCGGTGAAGTCGGACAAGCCGTTGGAGAAGTGGCAGTCGGCGCGCAGCCTCGGTGAGCTGAACGGGGTACCGCGCGGCCGGGTCGGCATCGGGCTGAGGCTCACCGGAGGCCGCACCGCGCAAGCCTGGGCGCGTCGCCATCGCCACCTGCGCGCGGCCCTGACCCCGCTGGTGCAGGAACGAGTCAGGCCGGTGCAGATCGACGACGACCACGACGACGACGAGAAAGAGTCACGGTGGTGA
- a CDS encoding STAS domain-containing protein, producing the protein MTSVINNGAVECGDAQVRAYCHHVATVVTIRGEIDAVNVDRLADYVRHFILEKDRVVLDLSDVTHFSAAGMSLLYTVDDECGAAGAEWKLVPSPAVIDQLCQSKDWALLPIARSVHEALRSLTDAIASRRRLMLPLIKKSA; encoded by the coding sequence ATGACTAGCGTTATCAACAACGGCGCCGTGGAGTGTGGCGACGCTCAAGTGCGGGCATACTGCCACCACGTGGCGACGGTCGTGACAATCCGCGGCGAGATCGACGCCGTCAACGTCGACCGGCTGGCCGACTACGTCCGGCACTTCATCCTGGAAAAGGACCGCGTGGTGCTCGACTTGAGCGACGTCACGCACTTCTCGGCAGCCGGCATGTCGCTGCTCTACACCGTCGACGACGAGTGCGGCGCGGCCGGAGCGGAATGGAAGCTGGTGCCGAGCCCCGCGGTGATCGATCAGCTGTGTCAGAGCAAGGACTGGGCGCTGCTGCCGATCGCGCGCTCGGTGCACGAGGCGCTGCGCAGTCTCACCGACGCCATCGCGAGCCGGCGGCGTCTGATGCTGCCGCTGATCAAGAAGTCGGCCTAG
- the hemB gene encoding porphobilinogen synthase has translation MNAYPRQRPRRLRSTTAIRRLVAQTSLEPRHLVLPMFVADGIDEPRPIASMPGVVQHTRDSLRSAAAEAVAAGVGGLMLFGVPREEDKDRTGSVGTDRDGILNLALRDLAKDLGDATVLMADTCLDEFTDHGHCGVLDTRGRVDNDATLARYVEMAVAQADSGAHVVGPSGMMDGQVAAIRDGLDAAGFTDVVILAYAAKFASAFYGPFREAVSSSLSGDRRTYQQETGNAREALREVRLDLDEGADIVMVKPALGYLDVLAAAADISPVPVAAYQVSGEYAMIRAAAANNWIDERAAALESLTSIRRAGADIVLTYWAADAAGWLT, from the coding sequence ATGAACGCCTACCCGAGGCAGCGTCCGCGCCGGCTGCGCTCCACCACCGCGATTCGTCGCTTGGTGGCCCAAACCTCCTTGGAGCCAAGGCATTTGGTGCTGCCGATGTTCGTCGCCGACGGTATCGACGAACCGCGGCCGATCGCTTCCATGCCCGGGGTGGTGCAACACACCCGCGACTCGCTGCGCAGTGCCGCAGCCGAGGCCGTCGCCGCCGGAGTGGGTGGGCTCATGCTCTTCGGCGTGCCGCGCGAGGAGGACAAGGACCGCACCGGGTCGGTGGGCACCGACCGCGACGGCATCCTCAACCTCGCACTGCGCGACTTGGCCAAAGACCTCGGGGACGCCACCGTATTGATGGCCGACACCTGCTTGGACGAGTTCACCGACCACGGGCATTGCGGCGTCCTGGACACCCGCGGCCGCGTCGACAACGACGCCACCTTGGCTCGCTACGTCGAAATGGCTGTCGCGCAGGCAGATTCGGGTGCCCACGTGGTCGGCCCTAGCGGAATGATGGACGGCCAGGTGGCCGCGATTCGCGACGGACTCGACGCCGCCGGTTTCACCGACGTGGTGATCCTGGCCTACGCCGCGAAATTCGCCTCGGCGTTCTACGGCCCATTCCGGGAAGCGGTGTCGTCCAGCCTGTCCGGGGACCGTCGGACCTATCAACAGGAGACCGGCAACGCCCGGGAGGCGCTGCGTGAAGTGCGGCTCGACCTCGACGAGGGGGCCGACATCGTGATGGTCAAACCCGCACTGGGTTACCTGGACGTGCTGGCCGCCGCGGCCGACATCTCGCCGGTGCCGGTGGCCGCCTACCAGGTGTCGGGGGAGTACGCGATGATTCGCGCTGCCGCGGCGAACAATTGGATCGACGAGCGGGCCGCGGCCCTGGAATCGCTGACCAGCATCCGCCGCGCCGGAGCCGATATCGTGCTCACATACTGGGCCGCCGATGCGGCAGGCTGGCTCACGTGA
- a CDS encoding acyltransferase family protein — translation MRSGEIKALTGLRIIAAVWVVLFHFRPMIADASPDFRDNLAPILNCGAQGVDLFFILSGFVLTWNYLDRMGRSWSTRATLHFLWLRLARVWPVYLVTLHLAALWVIFTLHVGHIPSPEAGQLTAISYLRQIVLVQLWFEPFFDGTSWDGPAWSISAEWLAYLLFGVLVLVIFRMKHATRARSLMWLAVAASLPPVVLSLASGQFYTPWSWLPRIVTQFAAGALACAAVRRLRPTHRTRRVAGYLSVVLIAAMVGILYFLDAHPISGVVDSGGVVDMLFVPLVITLAIGVGSLPRLLSTRVMVFGGQISFCLYMVHELVHTAWGWAVLQFELTPEDNPWKWNIFALLAIAVAGSVLLYHFVEEPGRRWMRRMVDIRPATAKPEPGEPSKVHPIGDAREAVSARAV, via the coding sequence GTGCGCAGCGGAGAAATCAAGGCCCTGACCGGGCTGCGCATCATCGCCGCCGTATGGGTCGTGCTGTTTCACTTCCGCCCGATGATCGCCGACGCGTCGCCCGATTTCCGCGACAACCTGGCACCGATCCTCAACTGCGGGGCACAAGGCGTCGACCTGTTCTTCATCCTCAGCGGGTTCGTGCTGACCTGGAATTACCTCGACCGCATGGGCCGGTCCTGGTCGACGCGCGCGACCCTGCACTTCCTGTGGCTGCGGCTGGCCCGCGTGTGGCCGGTGTACCTGGTCACCTTGCACCTGGCCGCCCTCTGGGTGATCTTCACCTTGCACGTCGGACACATCCCCTCCCCGGAGGCCGGGCAACTCACCGCGATCAGTTACTTGCGCCAGATCGTGCTGGTGCAGTTGTGGTTCGAGCCGTTCTTCGACGGGACCAGTTGGGATGGTCCGGCGTGGTCGATCAGCGCGGAATGGCTGGCCTACCTGCTGTTCGGCGTGCTGGTGCTGGTGATCTTCCGGATGAAGCACGCCACCCGCGCGCGCAGCCTGATGTGGCTGGCCGTCGCGGCGTCACTGCCGCCGGTGGTGCTGTCGTTGGCCAGCGGCCAGTTCTACACGCCGTGGAGCTGGCTGCCCCGGATCGTGACGCAGTTCGCCGCCGGCGCCTTGGCGTGCGCGGCGGTGCGCAGATTGCGGCCCACCCACCGCACCCGCCGCGTCGCCGGTTACCTGTCGGTCGTTTTGATCGCCGCGATGGTCGGCATTCTGTACTTCCTCGACGCGCATCCGATCAGCGGAGTGGTGGACAGCGGCGGGGTAGTCGACATGTTGTTCGTACCGCTGGTCATCACGCTGGCGATTGGGGTGGGCAGTCTGCCCAGATTGCTGTCGACGCGGGTCATGGTGTTCGGCGGGCAGATCTCGTTCTGCCTGTACATGGTTCACGAATTGGTGCACACCGCGTGGGGGTGGGCGGTGTTGCAGTTCGAGCTGACCCCCGAGGACAACCCGTGGAAGTGGAACATCTTCGCGCTGCTGGCCATCGCGGTGGCCGGCTCGGTGCTGCTCTATCACTTCGTCGAGGAGCCGGGCCGTCGGTGGATGCGCCGCATGGTCGACATCCGGCCGGCGACGGCGAAACCCGAACCCGGTGAACCGTCCAAGGTTCATCCGATCGGTGATGCGCGGGAGGCGGTGTCGGCCCGCGCGGTGTGA